One window of Lagenorhynchus albirostris chromosome 16, mLagAlb1.1, whole genome shotgun sequence genomic DNA carries:
- the LOC132507111 gene encoding ral guanine nucleotide dissociation stimulator-like, producing MGRQRPLGSPASWWYRCILPYSDEYGGYLYQLKLAVSSILGLWLHHSREDFHQPPEFPCLKTLLAYLELSMPGSDLEHRAHLLLAQLGPPEPTEVESDAQAPKQALETP from the exons ATGGGGCGACAGAGACCTCTGGGCTCACCTGCAAGCTGGTG GTACCGATGCATCCTCCCTTACTCTGATGAGTACGGCGGATACCTGTACCAACTAAAACT GGCCGTGTCCTCCATCCTGGGCCTCTGGCTACACCATTCCCGTGAGGATTTTCACCAGCCCCCAGAATTTCCCTGCCTGAAGACGCTCTTGGCTTACTTAGAGCTCAGCATGCCCGGCTCAGACCTAGAGCACCGTGCCCACCTCCTTCTGGCACAGCTGGGGCCCCCGGAGCCCACTGAGGTAGAGAGTGATG cacaggctccaaaACAAGCTCTGGAAACACCTTGA